From the Pseudarthrobacter sp. MM222 genome, one window contains:
- a CDS encoding FAD-dependent oxidoreductase yields MAAVQNVGIVGAGAAGLTAAILLSDAGVQVEVLEKAGAPQTLGSGITLQGNALRILRQLGVWNEVEAKGYGFSTLGLRAPDPAGTVLAVLEDIRTGGDDLPATLGMYRPDLTAILRERAEQAGARISYGKTVTDITDDGDSVTVNTTDGSTARYDLLIGADGLHSAVRKAIGIDVEPAPTGMGIWRAFVERPEDVVRTDLTYGGPCFIAGYCPTGPDTIYAYLVEKAQERRHEDGPRIMAELAAAYGGPWNEIRSNLDHSARINYTWFTTHLVDGPWNRGRIVIIGDAAHSCPPTVAQGAAMALEDAAVLAELLINADDVTETLWKEFTDRRLDRANAVVKASVQLGQWMLDGVRDADVPGLMHSLSTMLKEPA; encoded by the coding sequence ATGGCAGCAGTACAGAACGTCGGAATCGTGGGGGCAGGAGCCGCGGGGCTGACCGCCGCCATCCTCCTGTCGGACGCCGGAGTCCAGGTGGAAGTCCTGGAGAAGGCGGGCGCTCCGCAAACCCTGGGATCCGGAATCACCCTGCAGGGCAACGCCCTGCGGATTCTCCGCCAGCTCGGTGTGTGGAACGAGGTGGAGGCGAAAGGCTACGGGTTCAGCACGCTCGGTCTGCGCGCCCCGGACCCGGCCGGCACCGTACTCGCGGTCCTTGAGGACATCCGGACCGGCGGCGATGACCTCCCCGCCACCCTGGGCATGTACCGCCCCGACCTCACGGCCATCCTCCGGGAACGCGCCGAGCAGGCCGGTGCCCGGATCAGCTACGGCAAGACCGTCACCGACATAACAGACGACGGCGATTCCGTCACCGTCAACACTACCGACGGTTCGACCGCCCGGTACGACCTCCTGATCGGCGCGGACGGCCTGCATTCCGCGGTCCGTAAGGCCATCGGCATCGACGTGGAGCCCGCGCCCACCGGCATGGGCATCTGGCGCGCGTTCGTGGAGCGGCCCGAGGACGTGGTCCGCACGGACCTGACCTACGGCGGCCCCTGCTTTATCGCCGGCTACTGCCCCACCGGGCCCGACACCATCTACGCCTACCTGGTGGAGAAGGCGCAGGAACGCAGGCACGAGGACGGCCCCCGCATCATGGCTGAACTCGCTGCAGCGTACGGCGGTCCGTGGAACGAGATCCGCTCAAACCTGGACCACAGTGCCCGCATCAACTACACGTGGTTCACCACGCACCTCGTGGACGGCCCGTGGAACCGCGGCCGCATCGTGATCATCGGCGACGCCGCCCACAGCTGCCCGCCCACGGTGGCCCAGGGTGCGGCTATGGCCCTGGAGGACGCGGCCGTGCTGGCTGAACTGCTGATCAATGCGGACGACGTCACCGAGACCCTGTGGAAGGAGTTCACCGACCGCCGGCTGGACCGGGCAAACGCAGTGGTGAAGGCCTCCGTCCAGCTCGGCCAGTGGATGCTCGACGGCGTCCGCGACGCCGATGTGCCGGGCCTGATGCACTCGCTTTCCACGATGCTGAAAGAGCCCGCATGA
- a CDS encoding amidohydrolase family protein, with translation MSAHRPQEQTATVDVHAHILLPALQQLVAEADPEGFGAQQALEVRRNGPESMAASGKMIKERWPQLTDLDRRLADMDAQGVDVQLVSPSPSHFYYFAGVELALQVARSANQAVREFVDRAPERLNGLGLVPLQHPALMVEALEHAVLDCGLLGVEIGSFAATPADPQRSTVELSDPRLEQFWSRAEELGALVFLHPFGCSLDERLDQFYLANTVSQPAENAVALSHLIFSGVLDRHPDLKVLAAHGGGYLPTTLGRSDHAWRVRPEAHGCAQPPSSYLKKLYFDSLVHSPAELRALLAVAGPEQVLLGSDYPFDMGSDGPVDEVRAAGLSADDEAQVLGSNARTLGITAAAALTAHRNA, from the coding sequence ATGAGCGCCCACCGTCCTCAAGAACAAACCGCCACCGTGGACGTCCACGCCCACATCCTGCTTCCGGCCCTGCAGCAATTGGTGGCCGAAGCTGATCCTGAGGGGTTCGGCGCTCAACAGGCCCTGGAAGTCCGGCGCAACGGACCAGAGTCGATGGCCGCTTCGGGAAAGATGATCAAGGAGCGCTGGCCGCAGCTGACGGACCTGGACCGCCGTCTTGCGGACATGGACGCCCAAGGTGTGGACGTGCAGCTGGTCTCGCCGTCGCCGTCGCACTTCTACTATTTCGCAGGTGTTGAGCTGGCCTTGCAGGTGGCCAGGTCCGCCAACCAGGCGGTGCGGGAGTTCGTGGACCGCGCCCCGGAGCGGCTCAACGGACTGGGCCTGGTCCCGCTGCAGCACCCCGCCCTGATGGTGGAAGCCCTGGAGCACGCTGTGTTGGACTGCGGCCTGCTCGGCGTGGAAATCGGCTCGTTCGCCGCCACTCCCGCCGACCCGCAGCGCAGCACCGTTGAGCTCTCCGACCCCCGGCTGGAACAATTCTGGAGCCGGGCCGAAGAGCTGGGTGCCCTGGTATTCCTGCACCCCTTCGGCTGCTCGCTGGATGAGCGACTGGACCAGTTCTACCTCGCAAACACCGTCTCCCAGCCCGCCGAAAACGCGGTGGCACTGTCGCACCTGATCTTCAGCGGAGTCCTGGACCGGCACCCGGACCTCAAGGTACTGGCCGCGCACGGCGGGGGCTACCTTCCCACCACCCTGGGCCGCTCGGACCACGCCTGGCGGGTCCGGCCGGAGGCACACGGCTGCGCCCAGCCGCCGTCGTCCTATCTGAAGAAACTGTACTTCGACTCGCTCGTCCACAGCCCCGCTGAACTGCGGGCGCTCTTGGCCGTCGCGGGGCCGGAACAGGTGCTGCTCGGCTCGGATTATCCCTTCGACATGGGTTCGGACGGGCCGGTGGACGAGGTTCGGGCTGCCGGACTCTCTGCCGACGACGAGGCTCAGGTCTTGGGCAGCAATGCACGCACGCTGGGCATCACCGCGGCGGCCGCCCTGACCGCCCATCGCAATGCTTAA
- a CDS encoding fumarylacetoacetate hydrolase family protein, producing MVKIARWNDDGGTQSGFVDGVNCYALPAGQGVQALLDAGLEETLALARQVIGSAAAVPLADVHLLAPLAPASIRDFVAFEEHVEGVRKSIDGVAGVVPEWYEAPTFYFTNPHTVTGTGELIGIPAGCTDLDFETEVAAVVGRVPGSDGRNLTASEAHRHIFGYTVLNDWSARDLQRREMKVSLGPCKGKDFANTLGPWIVTADEFEDRHDAEGFLPISMAVEVNGKAIGQDLLSNMGWPFAELVAYASQDSVVRPGDVLGSGTCGSGCLAELWGRNGAKTPPPLKTGDVVRMTVEGIGSIENTVGPGREAATRVPSRPRPRNRVAAAVPSGT from the coding sequence ATGGTGAAGATTGCCCGTTGGAATGACGACGGCGGGACGCAGTCCGGCTTCGTGGACGGCGTCAACTGCTACGCCCTGCCGGCAGGCCAGGGCGTCCAGGCACTGCTTGACGCCGGACTCGAGGAGACGCTGGCACTTGCCCGCCAGGTCATTGGTTCCGCTGCTGCCGTTCCGCTGGCGGACGTGCACCTGCTCGCCCCGCTGGCGCCTGCCTCCATCCGCGATTTCGTAGCGTTCGAAGAACACGTCGAAGGCGTGCGGAAGAGCATCGACGGCGTGGCCGGCGTAGTGCCCGAATGGTACGAGGCGCCCACCTTTTACTTCACCAATCCGCATACGGTGACCGGCACCGGCGAGTTGATCGGTATTCCGGCGGGCTGTACGGACCTGGACTTCGAAACGGAAGTCGCCGCCGTCGTCGGACGCGTTCCCGGCAGTGACGGCCGCAACCTGACAGCGTCGGAGGCCCACCGGCACATTTTCGGTTACACGGTGCTCAACGACTGGTCGGCGCGTGACCTGCAGCGCCGGGAGATGAAAGTCAGCCTGGGGCCGTGCAAGGGCAAGGACTTTGCCAACACCCTGGGACCCTGGATTGTCACCGCCGACGAGTTCGAGGACCGGCACGACGCCGAAGGGTTCCTGCCGATCTCCATGGCCGTGGAGGTGAACGGGAAAGCTATCGGGCAGGACCTGCTGTCCAACATGGGGTGGCCGTTTGCCGAACTCGTGGCCTACGCCTCGCAGGATTCCGTGGTGCGGCCCGGCGATGTGCTGGGCTCCGGCACCTGCGGCAGTGGCTGCCTCGCGGAGCTCTGGGGGCGGAACGGCGCGAAGACTCCCCCGCCGCTGAAGACCGGCGACGTGGTGCGGATGACAGTGGAGGGAATCGGCAGCATCGAGAACACCGTGGGTCCCGGACGCGAAGCCGCGACCCGGGTTCCGTCCCGGCCCCGTCCACGCAACCGGGTTGCTGCTGCGGTTCCGTCCGGTACCTAG
- a CDS encoding SDR family NAD(P)-dependent oxidoreductase gives MVSLQLEGRTVLVTGAGQGQGAAEARLLVEAGARVIATDLAADMPAGLGGLSSASGGALMYRRLDVSDASGWSALASWMQSRGWQVDGLVNNAGITQRSRLLDATVADLQRVYEVNVAGSLLGIQSLAPLMVGGASIVNVGSVAGLTAHYPVAYTASKWALRGLSQVAAMELGPRGIRVNTVHPGFIETPMTSGARPEFRQATLAETPLGRTGSVEEVAGGVLFLLSPLSSFVTGAEIPVDGGQSSHGGAKSVSDALR, from the coding sequence GTGGTGTCCCTTCAGCTCGAGGGCCGGACTGTGTTGGTCACCGGCGCGGGCCAGGGCCAGGGCGCTGCAGAGGCGCGCCTGCTGGTGGAGGCCGGGGCCCGGGTCATCGCCACCGACTTGGCGGCGGATATGCCGGCCGGGCTGGGGGGTTTGTCATCGGCTTCAGGCGGTGCGCTGATGTATCGGCGGCTGGACGTCAGCGATGCCTCCGGCTGGTCGGCACTCGCTTCCTGGATGCAGTCCCGGGGATGGCAAGTGGACGGGCTGGTCAATAATGCCGGCATCACCCAGCGCAGCCGGCTTCTCGATGCCACGGTGGCCGACCTGCAGAGGGTCTATGAGGTGAACGTTGCCGGCAGCTTGCTGGGAATCCAGTCGCTCGCGCCGTTGATGGTCGGCGGGGCATCGATTGTTAATGTCGGCTCCGTTGCCGGCCTGACCGCGCACTATCCGGTCGCCTACACCGCGAGCAAGTGGGCGTTGCGCGGACTCTCCCAGGTGGCCGCCATGGAACTTGGCCCGCGCGGGATCCGGGTGAACACCGTCCATCCGGGCTTCATCGAAACCCCCATGACCTCGGGCGCCAGGCCGGAGTTTCGGCAGGCCACCCTGGCCGAAACCCCGCTGGGCCGCACCGGTAGCGTGGAGGAGGTGGCCGGCGGCGTGCTCTTCCTGCTAAGCCCGCTCTCGTCCTTCGTGACGGGCGCGGAGATCCCGGTGGACGGCGGGCAGTCATCCCACGGCGGCGCGAAATCAGTCTCCGACGCCCTGCGTTAA
- a CDS encoding DoxX family protein, with translation MSNVTTSPEAAAAAQTLFRASLGGVLIAHGTQKLFGWFGGGGVEGTSKGMHAMGFRPAKPSAVLAGLGEAGAGLALALGMATPAAGAAAATTMGVAASVHAPNGFFAQEGGLEYPAVLGLAAVAFTIGGSGPYSLDALTGHVLDRPWMRITALAVIPTAIAVQVYRRRKALAADAAAPAAGAAVEEG, from the coding sequence ATGAGCAATGTAACCACCAGCCCTGAGGCGGCGGCCGCCGCGCAGACCCTGTTCCGGGCCAGTCTGGGAGGGGTGCTCATCGCGCACGGAACCCAGAAACTCTTCGGCTGGTTCGGCGGGGGAGGCGTTGAAGGCACCAGCAAGGGAATGCACGCCATGGGGTTCCGCCCCGCAAAACCCAGCGCCGTCCTTGCGGGCCTTGGTGAAGCAGGAGCCGGTCTGGCCTTGGCCCTGGGGATGGCCACCCCTGCCGCCGGCGCCGCTGCCGCAACCACGATGGGCGTCGCAGCCAGCGTCCATGCCCCGAACGGTTTCTTCGCCCAAGAGGGCGGTCTCGAGTATCCCGCCGTGCTCGGCCTGGCAGCCGTGGCCTTCACTATTGGCGGTTCTGGCCCCTACTCCCTGGATGCACTCACCGGCCATGTCCTGGACCGGCCCTGGATGCGGATCACCGCTTTGGCCGTGATCCCCACAGCCATCGCGGTCCAGGTTTACCGTCGGCGTAAGGCCCTGGCCGCAGACGCTGCGGCACCGGCCGCGGGCGCTGCTGTGGAAGAGGGCTGA
- a CDS encoding LysR family transcriptional regulator yields the protein MKNLDLNLLPQLQVLLELRNISRAAERLQLSQPATSAAMARLRRHFDDELLVRNGRTYDLTPFAQSLVPLVDEAMLHIQRATRVRSGFDAATSEREFIIAASDYAAALIVGPLRGILREEAPGVSVDFVPTAGSGIQGQMADYSKIDLLVGPTGYQMQGASKQLFRDSFVAVADAGNPLLQQPRLTLEDLTAVPHAVGYFGEGISTPADKLFESRGIQRRVAAVVAGFLSLPLLVEGTDLVALVPRMLAGRAQRGADIVVLEFSGGTEASLVEAMYWHPSQAEDPASVWLRSVVQRSCARLHELFPVNAHPVAIHAADTA from the coding sequence ATGAAGAACCTGGACCTGAACCTGCTGCCCCAACTTCAGGTCCTGTTGGAATTGCGCAACATCTCCCGGGCGGCGGAGCGGCTCCAGCTCAGCCAGCCGGCCACCAGCGCGGCGATGGCCAGGCTCCGGCGCCATTTCGACGACGAGCTCCTGGTCCGGAACGGCCGCACCTATGACCTCACCCCCTTTGCCCAATCCCTGGTCCCGCTGGTTGATGAAGCCATGCTTCACATCCAGCGGGCCACGCGCGTGCGGTCCGGGTTTGATGCGGCCACCAGCGAGCGGGAGTTCATTATCGCCGCCTCGGATTATGCTGCGGCGCTGATCGTGGGACCGTTGCGGGGGATCCTGCGGGAAGAAGCACCGGGGGTGTCCGTGGACTTCGTCCCCACCGCCGGCTCCGGAATCCAGGGCCAGATGGCCGACTACTCCAAGATCGACCTGCTGGTGGGGCCCACGGGGTACCAGATGCAGGGAGCCAGCAAACAGCTCTTCCGTGACAGCTTTGTGGCCGTGGCCGACGCCGGCAACCCGCTGCTCCAGCAGCCCCGCCTGACCCTCGAAGACCTGACTGCGGTGCCGCACGCCGTCGGCTACTTCGGCGAGGGCATCAGCACCCCGGCGGACAAGCTGTTCGAGTCGCGGGGCATCCAGCGCCGGGTAGCGGCCGTGGTGGCCGGCTTCCTGTCCCTGCCGCTCCTGGTCGAAGGCACTGACCTTGTGGCACTCGTCCCGCGGATGCTGGCCGGGCGGGCCCAGCGCGGCGCGGATATCGTGGTGCTGGAGTTCTCCGGCGGAACCGAGGCGTCACTGGTGGAGGCCATGTACTGGCACCCGTCCCAGGCGGAGGACCCGGCGAGCGTGTGGCTGCGGTCCGTGGTTCAGCGCTCCTGCGCCCGGCTCCACGAGCTCTTCCCCGTCAACGCCCATCCGGTGGCGATCCACGCGGCGGATACCGCTTAA
- a CDS encoding GMC oxidoreductase, whose protein sequence is MSNPTIAIVGSGPIGSTYARVLLEQVPNARVVMFEAGPQLTHVPGESVRNIPDPAEKARAREMSQGPQAGAYRESLGIPAATVAEGMFTARQGTHLLDFGGAGSAHASSFPAAAAATNVGGQGAHWTCATPSPAFSEKIPFIADDEWDGLIEDAKQLLHVHSAAFADSAVGEAIRTLLDEEFGAELPDGYGVGTLPVAGDPQPDGSVRWAGADVVLGPLIEKDSPLAKQFELRDLTLVRRVEFDGHRATGVTVQDLRTGETSFVAADIVVVAADAFRSPQLLWASGVRPKALGHYLTEHPVVISTVALDAEKMGRFATEEDLGAELARRALNSADPVAAVNRIPFSEPEHPFSVQVMYTETTPFPMEPGAPYSENRWGYVNMGYGLRKHPRYEDAVTFDENEPDYRGFPNMTIEYALTEREETEIAQATERLRRAGKALGVFVAEPRLMPNGSSLHYQGTMRMGAADDGTSVADPWSRVWGYENLVVGGNALIPTATAMNPTLMSVAIAVRGARRVAEELGS, encoded by the coding sequence ATGTCCAACCCAACTATTGCCATCGTCGGCAGCGGACCCATCGGTTCCACTTACGCACGGGTGCTCCTGGAGCAGGTCCCGAACGCGCGGGTGGTGATGTTCGAGGCCGGGCCGCAGCTCACCCACGTCCCCGGCGAGAGCGTCCGCAACATCCCCGACCCTGCAGAGAAGGCGCGTGCCCGGGAAATGTCCCAGGGGCCGCAGGCCGGCGCCTACCGGGAATCGCTTGGCATTCCGGCAGCCACCGTCGCCGAGGGCATGTTCACGGCCCGCCAGGGCACCCACCTCCTCGACTTCGGCGGCGCAGGCTCCGCCCACGCTTCCTCCTTCCCGGCCGCGGCTGCGGCCACCAACGTTGGTGGCCAGGGCGCCCACTGGACCTGCGCGACACCGTCGCCCGCCTTCAGCGAAAAGATCCCCTTTATCGCCGACGACGAATGGGACGGGCTGATTGAGGACGCCAAGCAGCTGCTGCACGTCCACAGTGCCGCGTTCGCGGATTCCGCCGTTGGTGAGGCCATTCGGACCCTCCTCGATGAAGAGTTCGGCGCCGAGCTGCCGGATGGGTACGGCGTGGGCACCCTTCCGGTTGCCGGGGACCCGCAGCCCGACGGGTCAGTGCGCTGGGCCGGGGCCGACGTCGTCCTCGGCCCGCTGATCGAAAAGGACAGCCCGCTCGCGAAGCAGTTCGAACTGCGCGACCTCACCCTGGTCCGCCGGGTGGAGTTCGACGGACACCGCGCCACCGGCGTCACCGTCCAGGACCTCCGCACGGGGGAGACCTCCTTCGTGGCAGCGGACATTGTTGTGGTCGCCGCCGATGCCTTCCGGTCCCCGCAGCTGCTGTGGGCTTCGGGCGTCCGCCCGAAGGCCCTGGGCCACTACCTGACCGAGCATCCGGTGGTCATCTCCACGGTGGCATTGGACGCCGAGAAGATGGGACGGTTCGCCACGGAAGAAGACCTCGGTGCGGAGCTGGCCCGGCGGGCGCTGAATTCCGCCGATCCGGTGGCGGCAGTGAACCGCATCCCATTCTCCGAGCCGGAGCACCCTTTCTCCGTCCAGGTGATGTACACCGAGACCACGCCGTTCCCCATGGAGCCGGGCGCGCCGTATTCCGAGAACCGCTGGGGCTACGTCAACATGGGCTACGGCCTGCGCAAGCACCCGCGCTATGAGGACGCCGTCACCTTTGACGAGAACGAGCCGGACTACCGCGGCTTCCCGAATATGACCATCGAGTATGCGCTCACTGAACGGGAGGAAACGGAGATCGCACAGGCCACCGAGCGGCTGCGCCGCGCCGGTAAGGCCCTGGGCGTCTTTGTCGCCGAGCCGCGGCTGATGCCCAACGGTTCCAGCCTGCACTACCAGGGCACCATGCGGATGGGCGCCGCGGACGACGGAACTTCGGTGGCGGATCCATGGTCGCGGGTGTGGGGTTACGAGAACCTCGTGGTGGGCGGAAATGCCCTTATCCCTACGGCGACCGCGATGAACCCCACCCTGATGAGCGTTGCCATCGCGGTGCGCGGCGCCCGGAGGGTTGCCGAGGAACTGGGTTCCTGA
- a CDS encoding MFS transporter produces MSTSLATIAGELGALTLMSWVVVGYTLASTVLLPVLGKLGDVLGARRIFIFSLVMFLAASLACGFATDMAWLIAARVLQGMSSAGLQLMSQTIIARVTTQRERPRYMAIIGAAFPIAILVGPVLGGAITDYWGWQWVFWINIPVGAAALGLALVAVPHLEPGPMPRHFDIAGASVFTTALVALVLAVTWAAERSAGPATAAALAVSIAGFAAFFFIERRAPEPIVPLHFFANRTIAAGTALSAIIGVGLFSITAYLPTYFQMAYQTSATVSGLVPIATVFGMLISNLLTGWLASRTGQYRIFPILGTSMGAAGLLVMAMLPAGLPLWVPMMVMAVVGMGTGAFMSLIVAVVQGAAPASQTGTITATINLVRQVGSTVATAVIGGVIGFGVAALLPAGLDASTLTPQLVHGAGPAIQATVAQIYSSVFTPIFIALAATYAVGIVAAVLLPHGRLSDEPVPAPNTTSESLSA; encoded by the coding sequence GTGTCCACTTCCCTTGCCACCATTGCGGGTGAACTCGGCGCGTTAACCCTGATGAGCTGGGTTGTGGTGGGCTACACCCTCGCCAGTACGGTGCTGCTGCCGGTTCTCGGCAAACTGGGCGATGTGCTGGGCGCGCGCCGCATCTTCATCTTCTCGCTGGTGATGTTCCTGGCCGCCTCACTGGCCTGCGGCTTCGCCACGGACATGGCCTGGCTGATTGCCGCGCGCGTCCTGCAGGGCATGAGCTCCGCGGGCCTGCAGTTGATGTCCCAGACGATCATTGCCCGCGTCACCACCCAGCGGGAACGGCCCCGCTACATGGCCATAATTGGCGCCGCTTTCCCCATCGCGATCCTGGTGGGCCCGGTGCTCGGCGGCGCCATTACCGATTACTGGGGCTGGCAGTGGGTCTTCTGGATCAACATCCCGGTGGGTGCAGCGGCCCTGGGCCTCGCGCTCGTGGCCGTTCCGCACCTGGAGCCCGGCCCCATGCCCCGCCACTTCGATATTGCCGGGGCCTCGGTCTTCACCACCGCCTTGGTGGCGCTGGTACTCGCCGTTACTTGGGCCGCCGAACGGAGCGCCGGCCCCGCCACTGCTGCCGCGCTCGCGGTGAGCATCGCCGGCTTCGCTGCCTTCTTTTTCATCGAGCGGCGTGCACCCGAACCCATCGTGCCGCTCCACTTTTTCGCCAACCGGACCATCGCGGCAGGCACGGCACTCTCGGCGATTATCGGCGTCGGCCTCTTCTCCATCACTGCCTACCTGCCCACGTACTTCCAGATGGCCTACCAGACCAGCGCCACCGTGTCCGGCCTTGTCCCCATCGCCACGGTGTTCGGCATGCTGATCAGCAATCTGCTGACCGGATGGCTTGCCAGCCGGACCGGGCAATACCGGATTTTCCCGATCCTGGGAACCTCGATGGGGGCCGCCGGGCTTTTGGTGATGGCCATGCTGCCCGCGGGCCTTCCGCTGTGGGTTCCCATGATGGTGATGGCCGTGGTGGGCATGGGCACGGGAGCGTTTATGAGCCTGATCGTCGCGGTGGTCCAGGGCGCCGCCCCGGCCAGCCAGACCGGGACCATCACGGCCACCATCAACCTGGTACGGCAGGTGGGGTCCACAGTGGCGACGGCGGTCATCGGCGGAGTGATCGGCTTCGGCGTCGCGGCTCTTTTGCCGGCAGGCCTTGACGCTTCCACTCTAACGCCGCAGCTGGTCCACGGGGCCGGGCCGGCAATCCAGGCCACCGTGGCACAAATCTACAGCTCGGTTTTCACGCCGATTTTCATTGCCCTGGCGGCCACCTACGCGGTGGGGATTGTCGCGGCGGTCCTTCTGCCGCACGGCCGCCTCTCCGACGAACCCGTTCCCGCTCCCAACACCACTTCCGAATCCCTCTCGGCCTGA
- a CDS encoding Gfo/Idh/MocA family protein, protein MPWNVGIIGAGPGVAALHLPVLGRLAELFKVVHVADAGSGRARALAEGHDARWSEGEADLLADPAVDLVAICSPPSEHARQILAALSAGKRAIFCEKPLATSREEADRVVSACREAGATLLVGTNHLFDPAWERAKHHLVALEGRVRAISVTLALPPNDRYHRLVGEGGPFQAAGRARPDLGNPAVAAGIVRQLLTGLAIHDLPAVRDIAPGIDEVVYARVVSPIGYLVGYRAGAVLVQLALTMLPEGADALWRMSIATSHDRIEVNFPPAFVHAGSAATRVRSIDGLWTEYPRDDEDGYVAEWRLLASLLEGDAPVEYDELLADAHYAIDLADAAAAKVLEGAQR, encoded by the coding sequence ATGCCTTGGAACGTGGGGATTATTGGCGCGGGGCCCGGTGTTGCGGCGCTTCACCTGCCGGTGCTGGGGCGGCTTGCGGAACTGTTCAAGGTGGTGCACGTTGCCGATGCGGGAAGCGGGCGCGCCCGGGCGCTGGCTGAAGGGCATGATGCCCGCTGGTCGGAAGGGGAGGCGGACCTGCTGGCCGACCCGGCCGTGGACCTGGTGGCAATCTGCAGCCCGCCCAGTGAGCACGCCCGCCAAATCCTGGCGGCACTCAGCGCGGGCAAGCGCGCCATTTTCTGTGAAAAGCCGCTGGCCACCAGCAGGGAGGAAGCGGACCGCGTTGTCTCCGCCTGCCGCGAGGCAGGCGCCACCCTGTTGGTCGGAACGAACCATCTGTTTGACCCCGCATGGGAGCGCGCGAAGCACCATCTCGTTGCACTGGAGGGCCGGGTGCGGGCCATCTCCGTGACGTTGGCGCTTCCGCCAAATGACAGGTACCACCGGCTCGTTGGCGAGGGCGGTCCTTTCCAGGCTGCCGGGCGGGCACGCCCGGACCTTGGCAACCCTGCCGTGGCGGCAGGCATTGTGAGGCAGCTGCTGACCGGCCTCGCAATTCATGATCTTCCGGCGGTGAGGGACATCGCGCCCGGCATTGATGAGGTTGTCTACGCGCGGGTCGTTTCCCCCATTGGCTACTTGGTGGGGTACCGGGCCGGCGCGGTCCTGGTGCAGTTGGCGCTGACCATGCTTCCCGAGGGGGCGGACGCCCTTTGGCGGATGAGTATCGCCACCTCCCATGACCGAATCGAGGTGAATTTCCCGCCCGCCTTTGTCCATGCCGGAAGCGCTGCCACCCGGGTGCGGAGCATCGATGGATTGTGGACGGAGTATCCGCGGGATGACGAGGATGGCTACGTGGCCGAGTGGCGCCTGCTGGCCTCGCTCCTTGAAGGGGATGCCCCTGTGGAGTACGACGAACTGTTGGCTGACGCCCATTATGCAATTGACCTGGCCGATGCTGCTGCTGCGAAGGTTCTTGAAGGGGCGCAGCGATGA
- a CDS encoding ROK family protein yields the protein MTTESTLRFGAQTDEVTSLLRIVNLVRTGEATTRPEIGKVTGLGRGVVSQRVDQAIQFGFLGEGEFGASSGGRAPRTLRFRAERGRIIVCALGAAHIRVGLTALDGDVLEHTHRTWDISRGPEKTIEAVMALVDDVLKKDSKVPVWAVVVGLPGPVDFASGQPVSPPIMPGWNGFDVRTPFEERFNAPVWVDNDVNLLALGERARRRDSLADLIYCKIGSGIGAGLLSQGRIHRGANGAAGDIGHVRVLDSTAQCRCGKIGCLEAVASGWALVRDAEQAIKDGANSSMAPIVKKGALTLEEITLAVRSGDPLAITLIQKSARVAGETISALVNMFNPSVIVIGGAMGSAGEVFLAEVRQRVYELSLPLATRDLTITLSVADEREPLRGGAELAREQLFDVTFPRWFADGRPSPERVAVPA from the coding sequence ATGACGACAGAGTCCACCCTCCGCTTCGGAGCCCAGACCGATGAAGTGACGAGCCTACTGAGGATCGTCAACCTGGTGCGGACGGGTGAGGCAACCACCCGCCCCGAAATCGGCAAGGTCACCGGCCTGGGCAGGGGTGTTGTCAGCCAGCGGGTGGATCAGGCCATCCAATTCGGCTTCCTGGGCGAGGGAGAATTCGGCGCCTCCTCCGGCGGCCGTGCGCCCCGGACCCTGCGCTTTCGCGCCGAGCGGGGGCGGATCATCGTCTGCGCCCTCGGAGCGGCCCACATCAGGGTGGGTTTGACGGCACTCGACGGCGACGTCCTGGAGCATACGCACCGCACCTGGGATATTTCCCGGGGCCCGGAGAAGACCATTGAGGCAGTCATGGCCCTCGTGGACGACGTGCTGAAGAAGGACTCCAAAGTGCCCGTCTGGGCCGTGGTGGTAGGCCTTCCCGGTCCGGTCGACTTTGCCTCCGGGCAACCCGTGTCGCCTCCTATCATGCCCGGATGGAACGGCTTCGACGTTCGAACCCCATTCGAGGAGCGCTTCAACGCCCCGGTCTGGGTGGATAACGACGTCAACCTGCTGGCCCTGGGCGAACGTGCCCGCCGCCGGGACTCCCTTGCGGACCTCATCTACTGCAAGATCGGTTCCGGAATCGGTGCGGGACTGCTGTCCCAGGGCAGGATCCACCGGGGCGCGAACGGCGCCGCCGGTGACATCGGCCATGTCCGGGTCCTGGATTCCACTGCCCAGTGCCGCTGCGGCAAGATCGGCTGCCTGGAAGCCGTGGCCAGCGGCTGGGCCCTTGTCAGGGATGCGGAGCAGGCCATCAAGGATGGCGCAAACAGCTCCATGGCTCCGATAGTGAAAAAGGGAGCACTGACCCTTGAGGAGATCACCCTGGCAGTCCGGTCCGGTGACCCCTTGGCCATCACCCTGATTCAAAAGTCGGCGCGGGTAGCGGGCGAGACCATTTCAGCCCTGGTGAACATGTTCAACCCCAGCGTCATCGTCATCGGCGGCGCCATGGGGTCGGCCGGTGAGGTGTTCCTGGCCGAAGTCCGGCAGCGGGTCTATGAACTGTCGCTGCCGCTTGCCACGCGCGATCTGACAATCACCCTCTCCGTGGCTGACGAGCGCGAACCCCTCCGCGGCGGCGCCGAACTGGCGCGCGAGCAGCTGTTCGATGTCACCTTCCCGCGCTGGTTTGCTGACGGCCGCCCCTCACCGGAGCGGGTCGCAGTTCCCGCCTAA